One genomic window of Streptomyces sp. NBC_01498 includes the following:
- a CDS encoding RDD family protein, translating into MSAPTSATGDGSPSPGFYPDPSIPGYVRYWNGGSWVPGTSRPAPGAGEDLPEEPHGGPAAPAVPAARRTPAPSVEETGPMFFDEDDPAGTPRQEPASVWQADTRRQTGFGGDRDARVSWGESGRNTPAAPDPDEAARDPRYDSRLPGRTAEPAADPTGGALPGVRSAGPAAGSDPDDDDSPPREGTVAIRVPRPGRGGPDRTGEGGIPTDGTVTIRPAGGARGEQATGRTGQTDGTMALRALRRAAAGRAPVPPPAQTPAPPPVTPDAPQARSMQPPAGPPAAGPPAAGPPAAGPLAPGPGGGAPSWAQQAHPLTPSQHGASGGAAGQPVVPWRPPADDPFLRAAQAQASARPAGLGKRFAARLIDTVVLLAMVGAASVPLVSRALAHIDDKVEAAKQTGETVTVWLIDGTTAGLFGGVLAALLLIGALYEALPTAAWGRTLGKKLCGLQVRDIESFETPTFGAALRRWLVYGLLGVLVVGVLNVLWCVFDRPWRQCWHDKAARTFVAG; encoded by the coding sequence ATGAGCGCCCCGACCTCGGCGACCGGAGACGGCAGCCCTTCCCCCGGCTTCTACCCGGACCCGTCCATCCCCGGATACGTCCGCTACTGGAACGGCGGCTCCTGGGTGCCCGGCACCAGCCGCCCCGCGCCGGGGGCCGGTGAGGACCTCCCCGAGGAGCCCCACGGCGGCCCGGCGGCGCCCGCCGTGCCCGCCGCCCGGCGGACCCCGGCCCCCTCCGTCGAGGAGACGGGGCCGATGTTCTTCGACGAGGACGACCCCGCCGGGACACCCCGTCAGGAACCCGCCTCCGTCTGGCAGGCCGACACCCGGCGGCAGACCGGCTTCGGCGGCGACCGTGACGCGCGCGTCTCCTGGGGCGAGAGCGGCCGGAACACCCCGGCCGCACCGGACCCGGACGAGGCCGCCCGGGACCCCCGGTACGACTCGCGGCTCCCCGGCCGGACGGCGGAACCCGCGGCCGATCCCACCGGCGGCGCGCTCCCCGGCGTACGGTCCGCGGGCCCGGCCGCCGGGTCGGACCCCGATGACGACGACTCACCTCCCCGCGAGGGCACGGTCGCCATCCGCGTCCCGCGCCCCGGACGCGGCGGCCCGGACCGGACCGGCGAGGGCGGCATCCCCACCGACGGCACCGTCACCATCCGCCCGGCGGGCGGCGCCCGGGGCGAACAGGCCACCGGCCGCACCGGACAGACCGACGGCACCATGGCCCTGCGCGCCCTGCGCCGCGCCGCCGCCGGGCGCGCGCCCGTCCCGCCGCCCGCCCAGACGCCCGCGCCGCCGCCGGTGACACCCGACGCGCCGCAGGCCCGCTCGATGCAGCCGCCCGCCGGCCCGCCCGCCGCCGGCCCGCCCGCCGCCGGCCCGCCCGCCGCCGGCCCGCTCGCACCCGGCCCCGGCGGCGGCGCCCCGTCCTGGGCCCAGCAGGCGCACCCGCTCACCCCGTCGCAGCACGGCGCGTCCGGCGGTGCCGCCGGACAGCCGGTCGTGCCCTGGCGGCCCCCGGCCGACGACCCCTTCCTGCGGGCCGCCCAGGCCCAGGCGTCGGCCCGCCCCGCCGGACTCGGCAAACGGTTCGCCGCCCGGCTGATCGACACCGTCGTCCTCCTCGCGATGGTCGGCGCCGCCTCCGTACCCCTGGTGTCCAGGGCACTCGCGCACATCGACGACAAGGTCGAGGCGGCGAAGCAGACCGGTGAGACCGTCACCGTCTGGCTGATCGACGGCACCACGGCCGGCCTGTTCGGCGGGGTCCTCGCCGCGCTGCTGCTCATCGGCGCGCTGTACGAAGCACTCCCGACCGCCGCCTGGGGCCGCACGCTCGGCAAGAAGCTGTGCGGACTCCAGGTGCGGGACATCGAGTCGTTCGAGACGCCCACCTTCGGCGCCGCGCTGCGCCGCTGGCTCGTGTACGGCCTGCTCGGCGTGCTCGTCGTCGGTGTGCTGAACGTGCTGTGGTGCGTCTTCGACCGGCCGTGGCGGCAGTGCTGGCACGACAAGGCGGCCCGCACGTTCGTCGCGGGCTGA
- a CDS encoding RDD family protein yields the protein MSNDQPTPGQPPDDDPLRKQPPPDGPPPPGGPPPGGGPAPGSGEPYGGSQPPPPGSPYGGADPPPPGDPYGGSPPPPPGDPYGRNDPLRGMPPLASVGKRILARIVDWIIVAVPLALISIPFNVYTHWSNESNSWNDTVNGMNGGGQWVFRIIALIAYVGYDTVMTQRGGRTIGKKLFKIRVAMLNDGRVPDSRASFLRAVVLWVPALVCCACLWPLLILLLLLLDRPYRQGLHDKAARTVVVSAPQ from the coding sequence ATGAGCAACGATCAGCCGACGCCCGGTCAGCCGCCCGACGACGACCCGCTGCGCAAGCAGCCGCCGCCCGACGGGCCGCCGCCGCCCGGTGGCCCGCCCCCGGGCGGCGGTCCGGCACCGGGCTCCGGCGAGCCGTACGGCGGCTCCCAGCCACCTCCGCCGGGCAGCCCGTACGGCGGAGCCGACCCGCCCCCGCCGGGTGACCCCTACGGCGGCTCCCCGCCCCCGCCCCCCGGCGACCCGTACGGCCGAAACGATCCGCTCCGGGGCATGCCGCCCCTCGCGTCCGTGGGCAAACGCATCCTCGCGCGCATCGTGGACTGGATCATCGTCGCCGTCCCGCTCGCGCTGATCAGCATCCCGTTCAACGTCTACACCCACTGGTCGAACGAGTCGAACAGCTGGAACGACACCGTCAACGGCATGAACGGCGGCGGCCAGTGGGTCTTCCGGATCATCGCGCTCATCGCGTACGTCGGCTACGACACGGTGATGACCCAGCGCGGGGGCCGGACCATCGGTAAAAAGCTCTTCAAGATTCGCGTGGCGATGCTCAACGACGGACGGGTGCCCGACTCACGCGCCTCGTTCCTGCGGGCCGTCGTGCTGTGGGTCCCCGCCCTGGTGTGCTGCGCCTGTCTGTGGCCGCTGCTGATCCTGCTGCTGCTCCTGCTCGACCGGCCCTACCGGCAGGGCCTGCACGACAAGGCCGCGCGCACCGTCGTCGTGTCAGCGCCGCAGTGA
- a CDS encoding immune inhibitor A domain-containing protein, giving the protein MTINRGAFRTSAVLVALATAAATAATLAPAQAEGNPTSGPASIERRDPAPQKGQHQHDLEGPFSKQRKQQRKAALEQVLKGDKKITKRGGSQVVKLDDKKYVELGREKTDKIFTILVEFGDEVDNTTMFDPDGADGPEAPIKKFGGEPGPQHNEIAQPDRKVDNSTAWQADYNQKHFQDLYFGEGKGSAAQPKESLKTYYEKTSSGRYSVDGAVSDWVKVKYNEARYGSNYCGDSNCANVWDAVRDGTTAWAEDQKAKGRTDAQIKADLATYDQWDRYDFDGDGEFNESDGYIDHFQIVHAGEDESAGGGAEGENALWAHRWYAYGTDAGRTGPADNKSGGTQIGNTGIWVGDYTMQPENGGLGVFAHEYGHDLGLPDLYDTAGGENSTGFWTLMSSGSWLGRGQGSIGDLPGDMTAWDKLQLGWLDYDEAKAATASTHKLGVSEYNTKNPQALVVELPKKQVTTTIAKPAEGATQWWSDMGDDLKNTLTRSVDLTGKSGATLELTGWWDIEADYDYLYAEVSEDGSNWVPAEGTADGKAITRDAGDKPALTGVSGTNKKLVYALDAYAGKKVDIRFRYQTDGGVAGKGFTADAISVVADGTPLFTDNAETADAAWTTGGFSRIGESFTQDYDQFYLAENRQYVSFDTTLKTGPYNFGFAAPKADWVEHYPYQNGLMVWLWDTSQKDNNTSVHPGKGLVLPVDAHAKPMKWADGTLMRNRIQAFDSTFSLYPTDLFQLHKAGKAKWILPQLGKPVFDDRKGTYWYEENPTAGVDVPDTNTKISIVNEPLNGSTMTVKVDRSTK; this is encoded by the coding sequence GTGACCATCAATCGAGGGGCGTTCAGAACGTCCGCGGTGCTCGTGGCCCTTGCCACGGCCGCCGCGACGGCTGCGACGCTCGCCCCGGCGCAGGCCGAGGGCAACCCCACATCGGGTCCGGCGAGCATCGAGCGCCGCGACCCGGCGCCGCAGAAGGGCCAGCACCAGCACGATCTGGAAGGCCCGTTCAGCAAGCAGCGCAAGCAGCAGCGCAAGGCCGCCCTGGAGCAGGTTCTCAAGGGCGACAAGAAGATCACCAAGCGCGGCGGCTCCCAGGTCGTCAAGCTCGACGACAAGAAGTACGTCGAGCTGGGCCGGGAGAAGACCGACAAGATCTTCACGATCCTGGTGGAGTTCGGCGACGAGGTCGACAACACGACCATGTTCGACCCGGACGGTGCGGACGGTCCCGAGGCGCCGATCAAGAAGTTCGGCGGCGAGCCCGGCCCGCAGCACAACGAGATAGCCCAGCCCGACCGGAAGGTGGACAACTCCACCGCCTGGCAGGCCGACTACAACCAGAAGCACTTCCAGGACCTCTACTTCGGTGAGGGCAAGGGCTCCGCGGCCCAGCCGAAGGAGTCGCTGAAGACCTACTACGAGAAGACCTCGTCCGGCCGTTACTCGGTCGACGGCGCGGTCTCCGACTGGGTCAAGGTCAAGTACAACGAGGCCCGTTACGGCTCGAACTACTGCGGCGACTCCAACTGCGCCAACGTCTGGGACGCGGTCCGCGACGGCACCACCGCGTGGGCCGAGGACCAGAAGGCCAAGGGCCGTACCGACGCCCAGATCAAGGCCGACCTGGCGACGTACGACCAGTGGGACCGCTACGACTTCGACGGCGACGGCGAATTCAACGAGTCCGACGGCTACATCGACCACTTCCAGATCGTCCACGCGGGCGAGGACGAGTCGGCCGGCGGCGGCGCCGAGGGTGAGAACGCCCTGTGGGCGCACCGCTGGTACGCCTACGGCACGGACGCCGGCCGTACCGGCCCGGCGGACAACAAGTCCGGTGGCACGCAGATCGGCAACACCGGCATCTGGGTCGGCGACTACACGATGCAGCCGGAGAACGGCGGACTCGGCGTCTTCGCGCACGAGTACGGCCACGACCTCGGCCTGCCCGACCTGTACGACACCGCGGGCGGCGAGAACTCGACCGGCTTCTGGACGCTGATGTCCTCCGGTTCCTGGCTCGGCCGGGGACAGGGCTCCATCGGTGACCTGCCGGGCGACATGACCGCCTGGGACAAGCTCCAGCTGGGCTGGCTCGACTACGACGAGGCCAAGGCCGCGACGGCGTCGACCCACAAGCTGGGCGTCTCCGAGTACAACACGAAGAACCCGCAGGCCCTCGTCGTCGAGCTGCCCAAGAAGCAGGTCACCACCACCATCGCGAAGCCCGCCGAGGGCGCCACGCAGTGGTGGAGCGACATGGGTGACGACCTCAAGAACACCCTCACCCGCTCGGTCGACCTCACCGGGAAGTCCGGCGCCACGCTGGAACTGACCGGCTGGTGGGACATCGAGGCCGACTACGACTACCTGTACGCCGAGGTGTCGGAGGACGGCAGCAACTGGGTCCCGGCCGAAGGCACCGCCGACGGCAAGGCCATCACCCGTGACGCGGGCGACAAGCCGGCGCTGACCGGTGTCTCGGGCACGAACAAGAAGCTCGTCTACGCGCTGGACGCGTACGCGGGCAAGAAGGTCGACATCCGCTTCCGTTACCAGACGGACGGCGGCGTGGCGGGCAAGGGCTTCACGGCCGACGCGATCAGCGTCGTCGCCGACGGGACCCCGCTCTTCACCGACAACGCCGAGACGGCGGACGCGGCCTGGACCACAGGTGGCTTCTCCCGCATCGGTGAGTCCTTCACCCAGGACTACGACCAGTTCTACCTCGCGGAGAACCGGCAGTACGTCAGCTTCGACACGACCCTGAAGACGGGGCCGTACAACTTCGGCTTCGCCGCGCCGAAGGCCGACTGGGTCGAGCACTACCCGTACCAGAACGGCCTGATGGTCTGGCTCTGGGACACCTCCCAGAAGGACAACAACACCAGTGTCCACCCGGGCAAGGGTCTGGTCCTTCCGGTGGACGCGCACGCCAAGCCCATGAAGTGGGCCGACGGCACGCTCATGCGCAACCGCATCCAGGCGTTCGACTCCACGTTCAGCCTGTACCCGACGGATCTCTTCCAGCTGCACAAGGCCGGCAAGGCCAAGTGGATCCTCCCCCAGCTGGGCAAGCCGGTCTTCGACGACCGCAAGGGCACCTACTGGTACGAGGAGAACCCGACCGCCGGTGTCGACGTTCCTGACACCAACACCAAGATCTCCATCGTGAACGAGCCGCTCAATGGCTCCACGATGACGGTGAAGGTGGACCGCTCGACCAAGTAA
- a CDS encoding isochorismatase family protein: MHRALIVVDVQNDFCEGGSLAVPGGAEVAAAVTDLIGQSTAGYRHVVATRDHHIDPGDHFSARPDFEHSWPVHCVAGTEGVGFHPNFAPAVASGSIEAVFDKGAYAAAYSGFEGADENGVTLARWLRDRDVSEVDVVGIATDHCVRATALDAAREGFTTRVLLDLTAGVADRTTERALTELRTAGVTLTGTPVVRETTTGA; encoded by the coding sequence ATGCACCGCGCGTTGATAGTCGTGGACGTCCAGAACGACTTCTGTGAGGGCGGCAGCCTCGCGGTTCCGGGCGGCGCCGAGGTGGCCGCCGCCGTCACCGATCTCATCGGGCAGTCGACGGCCGGCTACCGCCATGTGGTCGCGACGCGTGACCACCACATCGATCCGGGTGACCACTTCTCGGCCCGGCCCGACTTCGAGCACTCCTGGCCGGTGCACTGTGTGGCGGGCACGGAGGGGGTGGGCTTCCACCCCAACTTCGCGCCCGCCGTCGCCTCGGGGTCGATCGAGGCGGTCTTCGACAAGGGCGCCTACGCGGCGGCGTACAGCGGCTTCGAGGGCGCCGACGAGAACGGTGTGACCCTGGCGCGGTGGCTGAGGGACCGCGACGTGTCGGAGGTCGACGTCGTCGGCATCGCCACCGACCACTGCGTACGGGCGACCGCCCTGGACGCCGCGCGCGAGGGCTTCACCACCCGGGTGCTGCTGGACCTGACGGCGGGCGTGGCCGACAGGACGACGGAACGTGCCCTGACGGAGCTGCGCACGGCGGGCGTGACCCTGACGGGCACACCGGTGGTCCGTGAGACCACGACCGGCGCGTAG